In the genome of Flavobacterium panacagri, one region contains:
- the purU gene encoding formyltetrahydrofolate deformylase encodes MQKITILIHCKDQKNIIASVTTFIAQVGGNITYIDQHVDVEQNVFFMRLECEFANSEITIEGFKEDFDQTLASKFDMSWDLYSQEQKPKMALFVSKYDHCLFDILGRYSAGELNIEIPVIISNHDDLRSIAEKFEIPYHLVPFTKDNKEEGEAKQIELLKRYNIDFIVLARYMQIITPKLISLYENRIINIHHSFLPAFPGAKPYHSAFKRGVKIIGATSHYVTEELDEGPIIEQDIARVSHIHSVEDFIMKGRDLERIVLARAIKLHAERKTMVYSNKTVVFS; translated from the coding sequence ATGCAAAAAATAACCATTTTAATTCACTGTAAAGACCAAAAAAACATTATTGCATCTGTCACTACTTTTATTGCTCAGGTAGGCGGAAACATTACCTATATCGACCAGCATGTTGACGTAGAACAAAACGTATTTTTTATGCGATTGGAATGTGAATTTGCTAATTCTGAAATTACAATTGAAGGTTTTAAAGAAGATTTTGACCAAACTCTAGCTTCTAAATTCGATATGTCTTGGGATTTATACAGTCAGGAACAAAAACCTAAAATGGCTTTGTTTGTTTCTAAATACGACCACTGCCTTTTTGATATTTTAGGACGTTACAGCGCTGGCGAATTGAATATTGAAATTCCAGTTATTATAAGCAATCATGATGACTTACGATCTATTGCAGAGAAATTTGAAATTCCGTATCACTTGGTTCCTTTCACCAAAGACAATAAAGAAGAAGGCGAAGCAAAACAAATTGAGTTATTAAAAAGATACAATATCGATTTTATTGTTTTAGCACGCTATATGCAGATCATTACACCAAAATTGATTTCGCTTTACGAAAATAGAATTATCAATATCCACCATTCTTTCTTGCCTGCTTTTCCAGGAGCTAAACCGTATCATTCGGCTTTTAAACGCGGTGTAAAAATCATTGGTGCCACAAGTCATTATGTAACCGAAGAATTAGACGAAGGGCCAATTATCGAACAAGATATTGCAAGAGTTTCACATATTCACTCTGTAGAAGATTTTATCATGAAAGGACGTGATTTGGAACGTATTGTTTTAGCAAGGGCAATAAAATTGCATGCCGAGAGAAAGACAATGGTTTATAGTAATAAGACAGTGGTTTTTTCTTAA
- a CDS encoding Dps family protein: MSPNIGITPKNLKKSATILATILSNEMTLYVKTRKFHWNISGNSFMELHKLFEEQYRILEAQIDEVAERINQLGEKTIGTMKEFIENSTLKESPKEYASQKHMLSELLENHEQLVTEFRAYIPVFENETNDAGSADFVTGLLQEHEKMAWILRRYQI, encoded by the coding sequence ATGAGCCCAAATATTGGAATTACACCAAAAAACCTAAAAAAGAGCGCAACAATATTAGCCACGATTTTATCTAACGAAATGACTTTGTATGTAAAAACCAGAAAATTTCACTGGAACATTTCGGGAAATAGTTTTATGGAATTACATAAACTGTTCGAAGAACAATATAGAATTCTTGAGGCTCAAATCGATGAAGTAGCTGAAAGAATTAATCAATTGGGCGAAAAAACAATTGGCACAATGAAAGAGTTTATCGAAAATTCTACTCTTAAAGAATCTCCAAAAGAATACGCGTCACAAAAACATATGTTATCTGAGCTTTTAGAAAACCATGAACAACTGGTAACCGAGTTTAGAGCTTATATCCCTGTTTTTGAAAATGAAACAAACGATGCGGGATCTGCCGATTTTGTTACGGGGCTACTTCAAGAACACGAAAAAATGGCTTGGATTCTAAGAAGATATCAGATTTAA
- a CDS encoding ABC transporter substrate-binding protein → MKQFQDQLGTLHSFETTPKRIISLVPSQTELLYDLGLEDKIIGITKFCVHPFHFKSTKKIVGGTKKIHFEKIKLLEPDIIICNKEENTEEIVNQLKEICPVWVTNIVSIEDNFQMISDFGQLFNCRTEAQKWNNKLTFALSDFKNYVKDIKEKKAAYFIWKDPYMVAGKDTYINELLKLNHFKNIYEDKGRYPEIELKKVRLEGDLDIVFLSSEPYPFKEEDAFEIGRFTHHAKTIFVDGEMFSWHGSRLLKAFSYFKLLHERLKN, encoded by the coding sequence ATGAAACAATTTCAAGACCAATTAGGCACTTTGCATTCTTTCGAAACTACTCCCAAAAGGATTATTTCGCTAGTTCCATCTCAAACGGAATTATTGTATGATTTAGGTTTAGAAGATAAAATCATCGGAATCACGAAATTCTGTGTTCATCCATTTCATTTTAAATCTACTAAGAAGATTGTCGGTGGGACGAAGAAAATTCATTTTGAAAAAATTAAACTTCTAGAACCCGATATTATCATTTGCAATAAAGAAGAAAACACCGAAGAAATCGTAAATCAGTTAAAAGAAATCTGTCCGGTTTGGGTGACCAATATTGTTTCAATTGAAGACAATTTTCAAATGATTTCAGATTTCGGGCAATTATTTAATTGCAGAACCGAAGCGCAAAAGTGGAATAATAAATTAACTTTTGCTTTAAGCGATTTCAAAAATTATGTAAAAGATATCAAGGAAAAAAAAGCGGCTTATTTTATCTGGAAAGATCCGTATATGGTTGCTGGAAAGGACACTTATATCAATGAATTATTAAAACTGAATCATTTTAAAAATATCTACGAAGACAAAGGCCGTTATCCCGAAATCGAATTAAAGAAAGTGCGTTTAGAAGGTGATCTGGATATTGTTTTCCTTTCATCAGAACCTTATCCTTTTAAAGAAGAGGACGCTTTTGAAATAGGAAGATTTACACACCACGCCAAAACCATCTTTGTTGACGGAGAAATGTTTTCTTGGCACGGAAGCCGATTATTAAAGGCTTTTTCTTATTTTAAATTACTACACGAAAGATTGAAAAATTAG
- a CDS encoding sensor histidine kinase: protein MKWIPNFNSSNSLRVIFVIAVFILLFLSSIAYKHNQDLNESSKVVMHTYEINIQLERLMSAIKDAETGQRGYIITRNARFLTPYIYSRDKVNTSFITLKKLTADNPQQQENLQKLFKLITQRFVSFENCLKYSDPKTYDKRKLDNHMFGGRILMENIRFKVDEMNDIEKTFLKTRLKIYDSEISLSPLFSISLFLVALCFILLAYRQISRDFERLKVFNKRLLISSGLIAESESIGNFSTWQWDLDADKIDYSDNQYRLLGHEPNSFVPNKATLLKFVHPDDKETFAKYMDGIVEKKQLTFVYYKIVRPNYEVRYFKTTAKIVTDQQGSKILLGINFDITDEHLLNIELQERNKELEKSNKELASFNHVASHDLQEPLRKIQTFISRVSDADKAVMSDTAKNYITKIESSAKRMRVLIDDLLLFSRTNTTKKEFIKINLNELLDNAESELAEIIEEKRAVIKTNKLPKLSVIPYQIEQLFINLIGNSLKYSQPEIEPEISIISEKVNSSDYPEILEQSVKKFHKITFTDNGMGFDPQFKETIFILFQRLHSKTDYPGTGIGLAICKKIVENHKGHIIADSTLGKGSQFTVFLPD from the coding sequence ATGAAGTGGATACCAAATTTTAATTCTTCAAACTCTTTGAGAGTTATTTTTGTAATCGCAGTTTTCATTCTGTTATTTCTTTCTTCAATTGCTTACAAGCATAACCAGGACTTGAATGAATCGAGTAAAGTGGTTATGCATACTTATGAAATAAACATCCAGCTCGAACGACTAATGTCGGCGATTAAAGATGCAGAAACGGGCCAGCGAGGTTATATCATAACTCGCAACGCCCGTTTTCTTACGCCTTATATTTATTCGAGAGATAAAGTAAATACTTCTTTTATTACTTTAAAAAAACTAACTGCTGACAATCCGCAGCAACAGGAAAATCTTCAAAAATTATTCAAACTTATCACTCAGCGTTTTGTGTCTTTTGAAAACTGTTTAAAATACAGCGATCCTAAAACTTACGACAAAAGAAAACTAGACAATCATATGTTTGGCGGTCGAATTTTGATGGAAAACATTCGCTTTAAAGTGGATGAAATGAATGATATCGAAAAGACTTTTCTAAAAACAAGACTCAAGATATACGATTCAGAAATCTCTTTAAGTCCGCTTTTTTCGATTTCGTTATTCTTGGTTGCATTATGTTTTATTTTGTTAGCTTATAGACAAATCAGCCGTGATTTTGAACGTTTAAAAGTGTTTAATAAAAGACTTTTAATTTCCAGCGGTTTAATTGCCGAATCGGAAAGTATTGGAAATTTCAGCACTTGGCAATGGGACTTGGATGCCGATAAAATTGATTATTCAGACAATCAATACCGTCTGTTAGGACATGAACCAAATTCTTTTGTTCCCAATAAAGCGACTCTTTTAAAATTTGTTCATCCTGACGATAAAGAAACATTTGCAAAATATATGGACGGAATTGTAGAGAAAAAACAACTTACGTTTGTTTATTATAAGATTGTCCGTCCTAATTATGAAGTCCGTTACTTTAAAACAACTGCAAAAATCGTAACCGACCAGCAAGGAAGTAAAATTTTGCTTGGAATTAATTTTGATATTACAGACGAACATTTATTAAATATTGAACTTCAAGAACGTAATAAAGAACTAGAAAAAAGCAATAAAGAACTGGCATCTTTCAATCATGTTGCAAGTCACGATTTACAAGAACCGCTTAGAAAAATCCAAACTTTTATTTCAAGGGTTTCTGATGCTGATAAAGCGGTAATGTCTGACACTGCAAAAAATTACATTACTAAAATCGAAAGCTCAGCCAAAAGAATGCGTGTTTTGATTGATGATCTCCTTTTATTTTCAAGAACAAATACCACTAAAAAAGAGTTCATCAAAATCAACCTGAACGAACTTTTGGATAACGCAGAATCTGAATTGGCAGAAATTATTGAAGAAAAAAGAGCGGTGATCAAAACCAATAAACTTCCTAAGCTTTCAGTAATCCCTTATCAGATCGAGCAGCTGTTTATTAATTTAATTGGAAATTCATTAAAATACAGTCAGCCAGAAATAGAACCTGAAATATCAATTATAAGCGAAAAAGTAAATTCATCAGATTATCCAGAAATATTGGAACAATCGGTAAAGAAATTTCATAAAATCACTTTCACAGATAACGGAATGGGATTTGACCCTCAGTTTAAAGAAACTATTTTTATTCTTTTTCAAAGACTGCATTCTAAAACAGATTATCCTGGAACAGGAATAGGACTGGCGATTTGTAAAAAAATTGTCGAAAATCACAAAGGTCATATCATTGCCGACAGTACGCTTGGAAAAGGTTCTCAATTCACCGTTTTTCTTCCAGATTAA
- a CDS encoding DUF5723 family protein, whose protein sequence is MKKTLLLFCFFGSFFYARSQSYFGFRDDNYAGIQGVLFNPSAVVDSKYRSDVTIFSMSGTGQNDLYGINVLDALDGDYDLNVDASKNFKSNNRGNLNLDILGPSFTLNITPVHSVALFSRVRSITNMVNVNGELIDEVNKDIDASNSFLITGGSPNGVTNSWAEIGASYGTVLLDRDDHFVKGGITLKYLMAGANGYINGNDISIAFNKNNANPALSEYYSTGTLRTAASYDYENGDKMKFDPSSAGVGVDLGFTYEYRTNCHTCIGNRYKFKAAASVTDIGSVNYKNITENTYNLNGRVTQQDIDDAEDIFEFIDSNYTKTSSRKAVKANLPTALHTSFDWNIDNRFYLNLSGDFSLVDANKVNGTTIANSVTFTPRYETRQFSFYLPVTYMEYSGTQIGTGFRAGPIFIGSGTLVSNLFSNNSKGANVFVGLKLPIYQNYN, encoded by the coding sequence ATGAAGAAAACTTTACTATTATTTTGCTTCTTTGGAAGCTTTTTTTATGCGCGATCGCAATCTTATTTTGGTTTTCGGGACGACAATTATGCCGGAATTCAAGGCGTATTATTTAACCCTTCTGCTGTAGTAGATTCTAAGTATCGATCTGATGTTACGATTTTTTCTATGAGCGGAACAGGACAAAACGATTTATACGGAATAAATGTTTTAGACGCTTTAGACGGCGATTACGATCTGAATGTAGATGCGAGCAAAAACTTCAAAAGCAATAACAGAGGAAACCTAAACCTGGATATTTTAGGGCCTTCGTTTACGCTAAACATTACGCCTGTACATAGTGTTGCGCTTTTTTCGCGCGTTCGAAGCATTACCAATATGGTCAATGTAAACGGAGAATTAATCGATGAGGTCAATAAAGATATTGATGCTTCAAACAGCTTTTTAATTACCGGTGGCAGTCCAAATGGAGTTACAAATTCTTGGGCAGAGATTGGCGCTTCTTATGGAACGGTTTTATTGGACCGCGACGATCATTTTGTAAAAGGCGGAATTACGCTGAAATACCTAATGGCAGGAGCAAATGGGTACATTAACGGAAATGATATCAGTATTGCTTTCAATAAAAATAATGCCAATCCAGCGTTGAGTGAGTATTATTCGACAGGAACTCTAAGAACTGCTGCAAGTTATGATTATGAAAACGGAGATAAAATGAAGTTTGATCCGTCTTCGGCTGGAGTGGGTGTAGATTTAGGATTTACTTATGAATATCGCACGAATTGCCATACTTGCATTGGAAACCGTTATAAATTTAAAGCAGCGGCTTCGGTAACAGATATCGGAAGTGTGAATTATAAAAACATAACAGAGAATACCTATAATTTAAACGGAAGAGTAACACAGCAGGATATTGACGATGCTGAAGATATTTTTGAATTTATCGATTCTAATTACACTAAAACATCTTCAAGAAAAGCCGTTAAGGCAAATCTGCCAACAGCGTTACATACCAGTTTTGACTGGAATATCGACAATAGGTTTTACCTGAATTTAAGCGGTGATTTCAGTTTAGTCGATGCGAATAAAGTCAACGGAACTACAATTGCTAATTCGGTTACGTTTACGCCAAGATACGAAACAAGACAGTTTAGTTTTTATCTGCCAGTAACGTATATGGAATACAGCGGTACACAGATCGGAACTGGTTTTAGAGCTGGTCCAATCTTTATTGGTTCTGGAACTTTGGTTTCCAACCTATTCTCCAACAATTCAAAAGGCGCAAATGTGTTTGTTGGTTTGAAATTACCGATTTATCAGAATTACAACTAA
- a CDS encoding lmo0937 family membrane protein produces MSNLLYTIAVILVILWALGFFVYSFGSIIHILLVIAIIAVLLRLIKGREI; encoded by the coding sequence ATGTCTAATTTATTATATACAATCGCGGTGATTTTGGTTATACTTTGGGCTTTAGGGTTCTTTGTATACAGTTTCGGAAGCATTATTCATATCCTTTTAGTAATTGCCATTATTGCAGTACTTCTTAGACTTATTAAAGGTCGAGAAATTTAA
- a CDS encoding response regulator: protein MQKNALHILLADDDEDDRLFFKDAFEEIKIQTNVNFVHDGMQLMDHLMNTDNKLPDILFLDLNMPKKTGKECLIEIKKTEHLKDIIIAIYSTSSSEEDIEDTFIQGANIYIKKPSDFNTLKKIINEVVTVNWHYHTSGLNRDNFLLRLK from the coding sequence ATGCAAAAAAACGCATTACACATTTTATTAGCCGATGATGATGAAGATGACCGTCTTTTCTTTAAAGATGCTTTTGAAGAAATCAAAATACAGACAAATGTAAATTTTGTTCACGACGGAATGCAGCTGATGGATCATTTAATGAACACAGATAATAAACTTCCCGATATTTTGTTTCTAGATTTGAACATGCCTAAAAAAACAGGTAAAGAATGTTTAATTGAAATCAAGAAAACAGAGCATTTAAAAGATATAATCATTGCAATCTACTCTACTTCTTCGTCTGAAGAAGATATTGAAGACACCTTTATTCAGGGCGCCAATATTTACATCAAAAAGCCAAGCGATTTCAACACGCTTAAAAAAATAATTAATGAGGTCGTGACCGTAAACTGGCATTATCACACTTCCGGACTTAACCGTGATAATTTCTTGCTGCGACTAAAATAA
- a CDS encoding YtxH domain-containing protein, which produces MKTSTTILGILGAAAAGAAIGVLFAPDKGSNTRKKIKDKSKDYGDNIKTKFDGIVSTIKSNGKEIIEDGKSKLAQVKDDFNTLKDDAKAVKSNY; this is translated from the coding sequence ATGAAAACTAGCACAACAATTTTAGGAATTTTAGGAGCCGCAGCGGCGGGAGCAGCAATAGGTGTTTTATTTGCACCAGACAAAGGATCAAACACAAGAAAAAAAATCAAAGATAAATCGAAAGATTACGGAGATAATATTAAAACAAAATTTGATGGTATTGTTAGTACAATTAAATCAAACGGGAAAGAAATTATCGAAGATGGAAAATCTAAACTAGCTCAAGTTAAAGATGATTTTAACACGCTAAAAGACGATGCTAAAGCAGTAAAATCAAACTACTAA
- a CDS encoding DUF4142 domain-containing protein: MKAIIPLKASIFKVFFLIVLVLCMTSCRKINPIENSFKNQAFVITEKEETETYFFISTANASKSIISKSQIAQQKSSDAIVQELGKRIEIQENQVLDEVSKMAAMKLIVITEINATHKRDLYNLIDAKGSDFNDVYLNAMKEALSDQIELFETISRETNDKQILELVLRFLPEQYKLLRETERIRKQNV, translated from the coding sequence ATGAAAGCAATTATCCCCTTAAAAGCTTCAATATTTAAAGTCTTTTTCTTAATCGTATTAGTACTATGTATGACGTCATGCAGAAAAATTAATCCGATCGAAAATTCTTTTAAAAACCAAGCTTTTGTGATAACAGAAAAAGAAGAGACAGAAACCTATTTCTTTATTTCGACGGCAAATGCGAGTAAGTCAATTATTTCTAAAAGTCAAATTGCACAACAAAAAAGTTCAGACGCCATCGTCCAAGAATTAGGAAAAAGAATCGAGATCCAAGAAAATCAAGTTTTGGACGAAGTATCAAAAATGGCCGCCATGAAGCTCATTGTCATTACTGAAATAAACGCCACACACAAAAGAGATCTGTACAATCTCATTGATGCAAAAGGCAGCGATTTTAACGATGTCTATTTAAACGCCATGAAAGAAGCTTTAAGCGACCAAATTGAATTATTTGAGACCATTTCTAGAGAAACAAACGATAAACAGATTCTGGAACTAGTCTTGAGATTTTTGCCTGAACAATACAAGCTTTTAAGGGAAACCGAAAGAATACGAAAACAAAATGTATAA
- a CDS encoding CsbD family protein, with the protein MNTTEIKGNWNELKGKLKQKYAELTDDDLMFAEGKEDEMYGRLQQKLGKTKEEFHKILSDL; encoded by the coding sequence ATGAATACTACTGAAATAAAAGGAAACTGGAACGAGTTAAAAGGAAAATTGAAGCAAAAATATGCTGAATTAACAGATGATGATTTGATGTTTGCTGAAGGTAAAGAAGACGAAATGTACGGAAGACTTCAGCAGAAATTGGGGAAAACTAAAGAAGAATTCCACAAAATCCTGTCAGATTTGTAA
- a CDS encoding catalase, which produces MESNKKLTTATGTPVPDNQNIQTAGPRGPVLLQDFWFLEKMAHFDREVIPERRMHAKGSGAYGTFTVTHDITKYTRADLFSEIGKKTEMFARFSTVAGERGAADAERDIRGFALKFYTNEGNWDLVGNNTPVFFFRDPMKFPDLNHAVKRDPKTNLRSADNNWDFWTLLPEALHQVTIVMSDRGIPRSYRQMHGFGSHTFSFINRQNERHYVKFHFVTQQGIDNLSDEEAAKLVGGDRESHQRDLFDAIEEGNFPKWKMFVQIMTEEQAENYRFHPFDLTKVWLKKDFPLIPVGEFELNKNPENYFAEVEQAAFNPAHVVPGISFSPDKMLQARLFSYGDAHRYRLGVNNFQIPVNASRCPYNTFHRDGAMRVDGNNGSKKHYEPNSFGEMEEQPEFKEPPLKLHGDAWAHNFRDDDQDYFTQPGLLFNLLTSEKKQLLFKNTAAQVGGAQKFIQVRHIRNCFKADPAYGEGVANALGMTMAEVDAFDDPRLAIVVR; this is translated from the coding sequence ATGGAATCGAACAAAAAATTAACAACTGCCACTGGAACTCCCGTTCCGGACAATCAAAACATTCAGACTGCCGGCCCTCGCGGCCCCGTTTTATTACAAGATTTTTGGTTTTTAGAAAAGATGGCGCATTTTGACCGTGAAGTAATTCCAGAAAGAAGAATGCATGCCAAAGGATCTGGCGCGTACGGAACTTTTACTGTTACTCACGATATTACAAAATATACCAGAGCCGATCTCTTTTCTGAAATAGGAAAAAAGACTGAAATGTTTGCTAGATTTTCAACAGTAGCGGGCGAAAGAGGTGCTGCAGATGCAGAAAGAGATATCAGAGGTTTTGCTTTGAAGTTTTATACCAACGAAGGAAACTGGGATTTGGTAGGAAATAATACTCCTGTATTCTTTTTTCGCGATCCAATGAAATTTCCAGATCTGAACCATGCTGTAAAACGTGATCCAAAGACCAATTTAAGAAGTGCTGATAACAATTGGGACTTTTGGACATTATTACCAGAAGCTTTACATCAAGTGACCATTGTAATGAGTGATAGAGGAATTCCAAGATCATACAGACAAATGCATGGATTTGGAAGCCATACTTTTAGTTTTATAAACAGACAAAATGAGAGACATTATGTAAAATTTCATTTTGTAACACAACAAGGAATTGATAATCTTTCTGATGAAGAAGCAGCAAAACTAGTTGGAGGAGACCGTGAAAGCCATCAAAGAGATTTATTTGATGCGATTGAAGAAGGAAACTTTCCGAAATGGAAAATGTTTGTACAAATTATGACAGAAGAACAAGCAGAAAATTATCGTTTTCATCCTTTTGATTTAACGAAAGTTTGGTTGAAAAAAGATTTTCCATTGATTCCTGTGGGAGAATTTGAATTAAATAAAAATCCAGAGAACTATTTTGCGGAAGTAGAGCAGGCAGCGTTTAATCCGGCGCATGTTGTGCCAGGAATTAGTTTTTCGCCAGATAAAATGCTTCAGGCGCGTTTATTCTCTTACGGAGATGCACACCGATATCGCTTGGGAGTAAATAATTTTCAGATTCCTGTAAATGCTTCAAGATGCCCGTATAATACCTTCCACAGAGACGGCGCAATGCGTGTCGACGGAAATAACGGATCTAAAAAACACTACGAACCCAACAGTTTTGGCGAAATGGAGGAACAGCCAGAATTTAAAGAACCGCCTTTAAAACTTCATGGCGATGCTTGGGCGCATAATTTTAGAGATGATGATCAGGATTATTTCACACAGCCAGGATTATTGTTCAATTTATTAACTTCTGAGAAAAAACAATTGTTGTTTAAAAATACGGCAGCCCAAGTTGGCGGTGCTCAGAAATTTATTCAGGTTCGTCATATCAGGAACTGCTTTAAAGCCGATCCTGCGTACGGAGAAGGCGTAGCAAACGCTTTAGGAATGACTATGGCGGAAGTAGATGCCTTTGATGATCCTAGATTGGCAATTGTTGTTAGATAA
- a CDS encoding porin family protein produces MKLQANFLCAFTLFLAATFGTLHAQDTNVNTEFGVKGGFNMSNLYNSGDDVDDNNVLYGFNAGLYATLPISDIVAIQPELLFTTKGAKLEYSGAGFNGDAKFKLNYIELPLLVRVNVTKNFNIHAGGYASYLVSSKVTGNGDVEFEQEIDRDDLAKFDAGIAAGVGVDFDPISIGVRYNYGLTTVGKERSTALGTYTFPDAKNSNLTLYLSYKLN; encoded by the coding sequence ATGAAATTACAAGCCAATTTTTTATGCGCCTTCACACTTTTTTTAGCAGCAACATTTGGAACGCTGCACGCTCAGGACACTAATGTAAATACCGAGTTCGGTGTAAAAGGAGGATTCAATATGTCGAATCTATACAATAGCGGAGACGATGTAGATGACAACAACGTTTTATACGGTTTTAACGCCGGACTATATGCTACACTTCCTATTTCAGATATTGTAGCCATTCAGCCAGAACTTTTGTTTACTACAAAAGGTGCAAAATTAGAATATAGCGGCGCCGGGTTTAATGGAGATGCTAAATTCAAATTAAATTACATCGAGCTACCTCTTTTAGTAAGAGTAAATGTTACTAAAAACTTTAATATTCATGCTGGTGGATATGCTTCTTATCTGGTAAGTTCTAAAGTTACAGGAAACGGCGATGTTGAGTTTGAACAAGAAATTGACAGAGACGATCTAGCAAAATTTGACGCAGGTATTGCTGCAGGTGTTGGAGTAGATTTTGATCCAATAAGCATTGGAGTTCGTTACAACTATGGTTTAACAACCGTTGGAAAAGAAAGATCTACTGCATTAGGAACTTACACATTTCCAGATGCCAAAAACAGCAACCTAACATTATACCTTTCGTATAAGCTGAATTAA
- the pyrF gene encoding orotidine-5'-phosphate decarboxylase, whose protein sequence is MTTQQLHEQILQKKSFLCVGLDPDLSKMPQHLLDTEDPIFEFNKAIIDATHDLTVGYKPNTAFFEAYGIKGWMSLQKTINYINENYPDIFTIADAKRGDIGNTSSMYAKAFFEDLNFDSVTVAPYMGKDSVEPFLAFENKHTIMLALTSNEGAFDFQTLNTNGKELYKQVLETSKTWKNSENLMYVVGATKAEYFTEIRKIVPDSFLLVPGIGAQGGSLSEVCKYGMNDKVGLLVNSARAIIYASNGTDFAEKAREEALKVQKEMEEIINSRA, encoded by the coding sequence ATGACAACACAACAACTACACGAACAAATTCTTCAAAAAAAATCATTTTTATGCGTAGGCTTAGATCCAGATCTTTCAAAGATGCCGCAGCATTTATTAGACACAGAAGATCCAATTTTTGAATTTAATAAAGCGATAATCGATGCTACTCATGATTTGACTGTTGGATACAAACCGAACACAGCATTTTTTGAAGCATACGGAATAAAAGGATGGATGTCTTTGCAGAAAACAATCAATTATATCAACGAAAATTATCCTGATATTTTTACAATTGCAGACGCAAAACGTGGTGATATTGGCAATACTTCAAGCATGTATGCTAAAGCATTTTTTGAAGATTTGAATTTTGATAGTGTTACAGTTGCTCCTTATATGGGGAAAGATTCTGTTGAGCCTTTCTTGGCTTTCGAAAATAAACATACCATCATGCTGGCTCTGACTTCAAACGAAGGCGCTTTCGATTTTCAGACTTTAAATACCAACGGAAAGGAATTATATAAACAAGTTTTGGAAACGTCAAAAACTTGGAAAAACAGCGAAAACCTTATGTATGTCGTAGGCGCAACTAAAGCAGAATATTTTACCGAAATCAGAAAAATTGTTCCAGATAGTTTTTTATTAGTTCCAGGAATTGGTGCTCAAGGTGGCAGTTTATCCGAAGTGTGTAAATATGGGATGAATGATAAAGTGGGGCTATTAGTGAATTCTGCCAGAGCGATCATCTACGCTTCAAACGGAACTGACTTTGCTGAAAAGGCTAGAGAAGAAGCTTTGAAAGTGCAGAAAGAAATGGAAGAGATTATTAATTCTAGAGCATAA
- a CDS encoding helix-turn-helix domain-containing protein, with protein MKLFIKFDINTICSLYLKQNLEENNVNFTTLGFGEIEIEDNMDAEALERLKSNLAPHGFEVVENQKSVLVQKIKDAIIELVFMDDSNNYKSSVFLAEKLNHSYGYLSNVFSEVTYSSIENFIILQKIERAKQLIIINEMSLTEIAFLLNYSSVAHLSTQFKNTTGITPSAFQRIIKKRRENLK; from the coding sequence ATGAAACTATTTATAAAGTTCGACATAAATACTATTTGCTCTCTTTATTTAAAACAAAATCTGGAAGAAAATAATGTAAATTTTACAACTCTTGGTTTTGGAGAAATTGAGATTGAGGACAATATGGATGCCGAAGCACTTGAGCGTTTAAAAAGCAATTTAGCCCCTCATGGTTTTGAAGTAGTTGAAAATCAAAAAAGTGTGCTTGTTCAGAAAATCAAAGATGCGATTATCGAACTTGTTTTTATGGACGATAGTAATAATTATAAAAGTTCTGTATTTTTGGCTGAAAAGCTGAACCACAGTTATGGATATTTATCTAATGTTTTCTCTGAAGTAACTTATTCTTCTATTGAAAACTTTATTATTTTACAGAAAATTGAAAGAGCAAAACAATTGATTATTATCAATGAAATGAGTCTGACTGAAATTGCTTTTTTACTGAATTATTCGAGTGTTGCCCATTTGAGTACACAGTTTAAAAACACAACCGGAATTACTCCGTCTGCTTTTCAGAGAATTATTAAGAAGAGAAGAGAAAATTTAAAATAA